One Vallitalea pronyensis genomic region harbors:
- a CDS encoding alpha/beta fold hydrolase: MYNNCVSPQYFNRVCPEFPLLHLKKIETIHVNGANNFRISVKITGNPKGIPIVFIHGFSESWLLWNFQLNSPMLLKKHRLIAIDMRGQGESQPKSLDLNNYKQGSLYAQDINAVFKELDIMNAIVVAHSLGGTWFSDYLLAFGTTRIRGVLFVASPIDVNTPMANALFTEQLLDVIPFVTDPCLQTTAIGLGRFISLLFNCRITKNNLEELLSYISLVPSQIRENLLLHEPLSAKDVLPYIDVPVLVMHSYKDRVINFQASVRVNKLAPKSKLILFREIGHSIFAEMPKTFNRILCQFAIRPDIDKKHLV; the protein is encoded by the coding sequence ATGTATAATAATTGTGTATCACCACAATATTTTAATAGAGTTTGTCCTGAATTTCCTTTATTGCATCTTAAAAAGATTGAAACGATTCATGTAAATGGTGCAAATAACTTTAGAATATCTGTGAAAATTACAGGAAATCCAAAAGGAATACCTATCGTATTTATTCATGGTTTTAGTGAATCATGGCTTCTATGGAATTTCCAGCTTAATAGCCCTATGTTATTGAAAAAACATCGACTCATAGCTATTGATATGCGTGGTCAAGGTGAATCACAACCAAAATCGCTGGATCTTAATAACTATAAACAAGGTTCATTATATGCTCAAGATATTAATGCCGTATTTAAAGAATTAGATATCATGAATGCTATTGTTGTTGCCCATTCCTTAGGAGGTACCTGGTTTTCAGATTACCTTTTAGCGTTTGGTACAACACGCATTAGAGGAGTTCTGTTTGTGGCATCACCAATAGATGTCAACACACCTATGGCTAACGCTCTCTTTACTGAACAGCTTTTAGATGTGATTCCATTTGTAACAGACCCATGTCTACAAACAACAGCAATAGGCCTTGGCAGGTTCATTTCCTTATTGTTTAATTGCAGAATAACAAAAAATAATTTAGAGGAGCTCCTATCGTATATCTCCCTTGTCCCATCTCAAATTAGAGAGAATCTCCTTTTACACGAACCTCTAAGTGCAAAAGATGTGTTACCATATATAGACGTACCGGTCTTAGTTATGCATAGCTATAAAGACAGGGTAATAAACTTTCAAGCATCGGTAAGAGTTAATAAGCTAGCCCCCAAATCAAAGCTTATTCTTTTTAGGGAAATTGGTCATAGTATTTTTGCAGAAATGCCAAAGACGTTCAATAGGATTCTATGTCAATTTGCTATTAGACCTGATATTGATAAAAAACATCTGGTATAA
- a CDS encoding lysophospholipid acyltransferase family protein translates to MISTTTAKIIHILPKRLVTCISKKVIDNYLKKYATIHVAGSENLEHIKTPTIFICNHLSNADGLVLDKTLKAIDPTFVTGVKLSNNAVTSIGVHMVKTTNIIPNTADNNGLKKIIKLVKQGESLLIFPEGTRSRVGRLIEAKKGIILIARMTGAPIIPIGLYGTENLLPIHKEGNMSAETFYHADVHINIGKQFEFPKRSKEQSKKEYEDDATTYMMKKIAELLPEHYRGVYK, encoded by the coding sequence ATGATATCCACAACAACAGCAAAAATCATCCATATTTTACCTAAGAGACTTGTCACATGCATCTCTAAAAAAGTGATTGATAACTATCTAAAAAAATATGCCACTATACACGTAGCAGGAAGTGAAAACCTCGAGCATATAAAAACACCAACGATCTTTATCTGTAACCACTTGAGTAATGCTGATGGATTAGTTCTAGACAAGACTTTAAAAGCAATAGACCCGACATTTGTAACCGGTGTAAAGTTGTCAAATAATGCCGTTACAAGCATAGGTGTCCATATGGTAAAGACCACAAACATCATACCCAATACTGCTGATAATAATGGCCTTAAAAAAATTATTAAACTTGTTAAACAGGGGGAAAGTTTACTAATTTTCCCAGAAGGAACTAGAAGTAGAGTGGGGCGTTTAATAGAAGCCAAGAAGGGGATTATCCTTATCGCAAGAATGACAGGAGCACCTATTATACCTATTGGCTTATATGGAACAGAAAACCTGCTGCCTATACATAAAGAAGGCAATATGAGCGCAGAAACCTTTTATCACGCAGATGTGCATATTAACATTGGAAAACAATTTGAATTTCCTAAACGAAGTAAAGAGCAAAGTAAAAAAGAATATGAAGATGATGCCACAACGTATATGATGAAGAAAATAGCGGAATTGTTACCTGAGCATTATCGAGGTGTCTATAAGTAA
- the addB gene encoding helicase-exonuclease AddAB subunit AddB yields MSLQFIFGCSGSGKTKFCYDQIIEASKQDTSKTLIMIVPEQFTLETQKDIVQLHPASGIMHIEVLSFQRLAYRIMDELGGGHGVLLGKTGIGMVIRKVIENHKEQLTYFDKNCEKAGFVKELKSLITELYQYDISPETLNKSLEVVEERPLLHSKLSDLQVVYEGFKAYIKEKYMTTEESLDILSASVGESKLLANATLWIDGFYGFTPIQYKVLHEMLKKVKDTYMTLTVDQIQNMDDLSDESELFYESKKTYNKLMKIAEQEKVKVKDNIFLNKGIPHRFNHMSLAHLEKNIFRYPYKIYTQDVEGIYLYSAPHIRKEVAHISSCITALVRDEGYRFRDIGVVTGDLEGYEKVIGKSFMTYDIPFFIDKKKDIMTHPMVELIRSALEIIYRGYTYETIFRYAKTQLVNIPLNDLDILENYVLAYGIKGRKKWENPFEYPFKMDGDNDEYATMQLQRINDAREKIMKPLAVFHDAVKGKSDVRTITEALYHLLTGLHIEQQMLELSRTFKEQKELLLEKEYQSIYKVVMTLLDNIVDILGDEVMVLQEYATILESGLSQCEMGLVPPGLDQVVVGDFERSRMHEVKALFILGLNEGKIPKTSIKANILSDTDKDELQKNGVELAPTGRKKAFEEQFLIYMGLTKPSEKLYLSFARTDMEGKSMRPSILISRVRKIFRHLKMVDIETLKEEALMMPQKPTFKKLLEKLRDYETYGLNDYWKDIYSWFYRHEKWQTSVHAAVRSLYHLNAEDPLPEELVRSIYSDILINSVSRLEAFAKCPFAHFLDYGLEVEERRVREISMPDIGILFHRSIDVFSKKVHNRQLEWGQLEDGIRDQLVEETVYEVAEKYANSIFYSTSRNTYLIRRLTRITKRAIWALQYHIRKGEFEPTDYEVAFSADKAELATLKIDFDDERTMKLKGRIDRVDKYEDDDTVYVKVIDYKSGNKKFDITALYYGLQLQLLVYLNAVTELEHQKTTKQVIPAGVFYYHIDDPIIKADGELSMDMLEAHILKSLKMNGLVLNDLQIIEKMDQDIDGYSNIIPVQVTKKGTLSKRSSVASIDQFEKLKSYTRQKTEEIGRMIMDGNVGIEPYKTHKEEACKYCGYASICQFDENNGHNAYRVLKELSKEDVWNKIDR; encoded by the coding sequence ATGTCGTTACAATTTATATTTGGATGTTCTGGTTCAGGTAAAACAAAGTTCTGTTATGATCAAATTATTGAGGCATCTAAGCAAGATACAAGCAAGACATTGATCATGATTGTGCCGGAGCAGTTCACCCTTGAGACACAGAAAGATATCGTACAACTTCATCCAGCATCTGGGATTATGCATATTGAAGTCCTTAGCTTTCAGCGGTTAGCTTATCGTATTATGGATGAACTAGGTGGTGGACATGGTGTTTTGCTTGGGAAGACAGGCATCGGAATGGTTATACGTAAAGTCATTGAAAACCATAAAGAGCAATTAACCTATTTTGATAAGAACTGTGAAAAAGCAGGGTTCGTAAAAGAATTAAAATCTTTAATTACGGAATTGTATCAATACGATATCTCGCCAGAGACCCTTAATAAGTCTCTAGAGGTAGTGGAAGAACGACCCCTATTACATAGTAAGTTAAGTGATTTACAGGTGGTATACGAAGGATTTAAGGCTTATATCAAGGAAAAATACATGACCACAGAGGAATCCTTAGATATCCTTAGTGCATCGGTTGGCGAGTCCAAGCTATTAGCCAATGCAACCCTTTGGATTGATGGATTTTATGGTTTTACACCCATACAATATAAAGTATTGCATGAAATGCTTAAAAAGGTCAAGGATACGTATATGACCTTGACTGTGGATCAAATACAGAATATGGATGACCTTAGTGATGAATCAGAACTCTTTTACGAAAGTAAGAAAACATATAATAAATTAATGAAGATAGCTGAGCAAGAAAAAGTTAAGGTCAAAGACAATATTTTCTTAAACAAAGGGATACCCCATCGGTTTAATCATATGTCCCTTGCTCATTTAGAAAAAAACATATTTCGGTACCCTTATAAGATCTATACACAGGATGTTGAAGGCATCTATCTCTACTCTGCTCCCCATATCAGAAAGGAAGTGGCTCATATATCCAGTTGCATCACGGCATTGGTTCGTGATGAAGGCTATCGCTTTCGTGATATTGGTGTGGTAACTGGGGACCTTGAAGGTTATGAGAAAGTTATAGGAAAGAGTTTTATGACCTATGATATTCCATTTTTTATTGATAAGAAGAAAGATATCATGACCCATCCCATGGTTGAACTCATACGCTCTGCCTTGGAAATCATCTATAGGGGTTATACCTATGAAACCATCTTTCGCTATGCAAAAACTCAGTTGGTAAACATCCCTCTAAATGATCTGGATATCTTAGAGAACTATGTGTTAGCATACGGTATCAAAGGACGTAAAAAATGGGAGAATCCTTTTGAATATCCTTTTAAAATGGATGGTGATAATGATGAATACGCCACCATGCAATTACAAAGAATAAATGATGCAAGAGAAAAAATAATGAAGCCTTTAGCTGTTTTTCATGACGCAGTCAAAGGAAAATCAGATGTTAGAACCATAACCGAGGCTTTATACCATTTACTGACAGGGTTACACATTGAACAACAGATGCTTGAGCTAAGCCGTACGTTTAAAGAACAGAAAGAATTACTGTTAGAAAAGGAATACCAAAGCATCTATAAAGTTGTTATGACATTACTTGATAACATTGTGGACATACTTGGTGATGAAGTCATGGTTTTACAAGAATATGCCACCATTTTAGAGTCTGGCTTGTCCCAGTGTGAAATGGGATTGGTTCCCCCAGGGCTTGACCAAGTCGTTGTTGGCGACTTTGAACGTTCCAGAATGCATGAAGTCAAAGCATTGTTTATTTTAGGTTTAAATGAAGGTAAAATACCCAAGACATCTATAAAAGCCAATATTTTATCAGATACAGATAAAGATGAACTCCAAAAAAACGGTGTTGAATTGGCACCTACAGGAAGAAAAAAAGCCTTTGAAGAGCAATTTCTCATTTATATGGGCCTAACAAAGCCCAGTGAAAAACTGTATCTAAGCTTTGCAAGAACCGATATGGAAGGTAAATCCATGCGGCCATCCATACTGATTAGTCGTGTTCGGAAAATATTCCGTCACCTTAAGATGGTGGATATTGAAACACTAAAAGAAGAAGCCTTGATGATGCCTCAAAAACCAACCTTCAAAAAGTTATTGGAAAAACTAAGAGACTATGAAACCTATGGTCTGAATGATTACTGGAAAGATATCTATAGTTGGTTTTATCGTCATGAAAAGTGGCAGACATCGGTTCATGCAGCAGTGAGAAGTCTCTATCATCTGAATGCAGAAGACCCCCTCCCAGAAGAATTGGTGAGAAGCATCTATTCAGATATTTTAATTAATAGCGTTTCAAGACTTGAAGCTTTTGCAAAATGCCCCTTTGCTCATTTTCTAGACTATGGTTTGGAAGTGGAGGAAAGGCGTGTCAGAGAAATATCCATGCCGGATATAGGTATACTCTTTCACCGCTCTATCGATGTATTCTCTAAGAAGGTGCATAACAGACAGTTAGAATGGGGACAGCTGGAAGATGGTATCCGTGATCAATTGGTAGAAGAAACCGTTTATGAAGTGGCAGAGAAATATGCCAACAGTATTTTTTATAGTACCAGTCGCAATACATATCTCATAAGGCGACTCACACGTATTACCAAACGTGCCATCTGGGCACTGCAATATCATATACGTAAAGGTGAATTTGAACCCACAGATTATGAAGTTGCCTTTAGTGCGGACAAGGCAGAGCTTGCTACCTTAAAAATTGATTTTGATGATGAGCGCACCATGAAATTAAAAGGACGCATTGACCGAGTGGATAAATATGAGGATGATGATACCGTTTATGTGAAGGTGATTGATTATAAATCTGGCAACAAGAAATTTGATATAACGGCATTATATTATGGGTTACAATTACAGTTACTGGTGTATCTCAATGCCGTAACAGAACTTGAACACCAAAAAACCACCAAACAGGTTATACCCGCTGGGGTGTTCTACTATCACATTGATGACCCGATTATTAAAGCAGATGGTGAGTTGAGTATGGATATGTTAGAAGCCCATATTTTAAAAAGTCTTAAGATGAATGGACTGGTTTTAAATGACCTGCAAATTATTGAAAAAATGGATCAGGATATTGACGGTTATTCGAACATTATTCCCGTGCAAGTCACCAAGAAAGGAACACTATCCAAAAGGTCTTCTGTAGCCTCTATAGATCAATTTGAAAAACTTAAATCCTATACAAGACAGAAAACAGAAGAAATAGGTCGTATGATCATGGATGGTAATGTTGGTATAGAACCCTATAAGACCCATAAAGAAGAGGCATGTAAATACTGTGGGTATGCTTCAATCTGTCAATTTGATGAAAACAATGGGCATAATGCCTATCGTGTATTAAAGGAATTAAGTAAGGAAGATGTATGGAATAAGATTGACAGATGA